A region of the Phaeodactylum tricornutum CCAP 1055/1 chromosome 1, whole genome shotgun sequence genome:
TCTCGAAGGACTTGATCTTACGAGCGTTGCACTTCATTGGACCGGAGCAGAGAAACCTCTTTACGATTGCTACGCCGTAAGCAATCACTACGGGGGGCTTGGTGGTGGACACTATACTGCTTATGCATTAAATGACGACAAAGTTTGGTGTCATTACGATGATAGCCGAGTGACCGCCAATGTGGAACCCGAAGAAGTTGTGTCAGAAGCAGCCTACGTACTGTACTATCGGAGACGAGATGTCTTGGTCGGGCAAGACATTCCACTTCCGATGCAAACTTCAATAGTGCCGTCGGTTGCAGTTATCGTTCAAGAGAatgccgacaaggaagaCGACCCAACAACGAATACACGTTGCAACGCATCCATGATTGCGACTGACATGGAGATTGTCAGTCGCTCTACATCACCGATGGGTTCTGTTGGAGGCGACTCAAGCGCGTATCAATATAATGTGGAGCAGGAAGATTTGCCGTTGCAATGAATGTTCCGTTATCTTCTGAAGACCTATGTTACGATGATTGGCCTCTCATGCTTCGAAATCCCTCAGACCATCGATAAAAAGGCTTACTATAATATCTAAAGCGCTAACAGTTAGTAATCGTCACCGCGGCTCAGTATTTCCTTACAATTGGGCCGAAGCACAAATGTTTGTTCATATTGAGCAGTGTAGCATCCCTTGACGTCACACAGTGGAGGATATGGTTGGATGATACCAACATCGCAAAGGTTCTTGAGCGCGCCCATGTATTTgtcttgctttccttgtGGGCCGTTCACAAAAGCAGACCCGCCGTCTTCGCGTTCTAGCCAACGGCGACAAAAGGCAAGAGTTCCGAAAGTCTTGTTAATATGTGCTAGAAGCTTCTTGGAGCTCTGCATACGGAGAGGAACATGAGGGCAATCGAAGCGCTTCATATAGTGACTGCACTCCATATCTTCAATGACAAATCCGCGACCTGTCGACCCAAACGTTTCAATAGCAAAAATCTCCCCTTCTTCCATAATTAGAGATTCCTCACACCCGTTCTTGACGATCGGTATGGACTTTCCTCCGTGTATCTGGTGCTGTCCAATAGAGTGTCCGTTCAGATTGCGAATGGCTTTGACTGGGTACGTTTTTCCATCTAGTTCGACTTCAAAGCTTTCCATGACTTCTTGTATAGTCTCTCCTATGTCACACAGCCTAGCGTCGATTCCAGCGAGGCGAACACCGGTATCAGTTGATTGACGCACCGCATCCAACAGAGCGTCATAGCGGGGATTAAAACTGACGGTCCAAGCGCTGTCAATGATTCGACCATCAATCTGCACTCCAAAGTCTACCTTCATGACATCATCGTAACTTAGTACTGTTTCGTCTCCACTATTTGGCGTGTAATGCGCAGCCACGTGATTAAGCGAGCATCCTGTGGGGAATGCAATACCTCTCTCGAGCCCTTTTTCTGCGACAAGTTCTCGATTTTTATTTTCCAATCGTTCACACATGTCGACCAGTTTGATACCAGGCTTTATGAATGACTGGGCATAAGAGCGTACCTGGCGATGAACCTCAGCGCCTTCACGCAGCTTCGCGTACAAATCATCGTTGAGGCGATCGCGTGCCCGAGCTTCTTCCGAAGTTTCGCGAAAACTATTGCCTTCACCGGGGTGATTCTGAATTTCCCCTGTAGGGAACTCTTTTCCTTTAAATAGTTCAGCGACAGGGATCGTAGGCGGATCCGTTTGACCGTACTTTACATAATAATCGGTAAAGGCAGTGTCTTTTAGGCCGCGGGCAGGTGGTTTGAGGCATGGTTCTTTGACTACCAGCTTTACGGCACCtccattctttttcttcttctttttaCGCTTCTTCTTATTTTTCTTTGTTCCTTCTGCAGATCCATCACCAATAGGAAGGTCCTCCTCCTCATCATCTTCCTGTTCTTCTGTGTTAAcgcttttcttttcttcttccgtcgtCATGTTCGACTTTCCAATTAGGATTTAAGATGGACAAACGTGCGTTTGATTCCATCTTGAAAGCTTTCATATGCCTACAATTGGTCCGTGCTGTGTGCACCCCTCCATTGATTTTTCCACTTGGGACTGGCTGACTAGTAACAGGTTATGATACCTTGTTGTACTAGAAAATAATTTAGAGTTAGTGATGTAACGTAAACAGTACTCCACCAAAAGTTCAATCTGTCAACACCGGACTATGTGACAGAGTCTTAGCGACGGAATACAATATCTCTATTGATTCCTGATCTACATGTTCCACTCCAAGCTATTCCAGAACGACTAGCAAGCGGCTATAGAAACGGTGTAGGCCTACACCAAGCGGGTGTTGAAGCAAGACAGGCTCGCAACACCTAAGGAAGAAACCTGATTTTTTCTGTTACGTTGCTTATATTCTATGCAAACATAGGATGGATTTACTTTTTCAAGAAGACCAATACGTCCGAAGACTACTCTGTTGGCTTAAAGCTTTACTTACATTAAGTAGTTCATTTTACTTTATCGACCAATATCTGCTGTACCCACAACGTCGGATTCTTCCTTTGTCTCATTCGATAGCATCGTGCCGAAGCAGGACTTTGCCAATTAATGTTGTACTGAAAGTTAGTCAATCCAGAATTTATACAGACAGCGTTGAATTCTATGCCCACAGTTCTTGAACGTATCGAGATTCTTTGGCAAGATTGGTCATGTAGGACTTTGCTCCTTCTAGTGACATCGAGCCTTGCGAAACCGCAATTTTCTTGAGAGTCTCGGCTACGTCATGGCCCATTTTAACGCCACCACACACAAAAACGTATGCGCCCTCGAAGTGAATGAGTCTCCATGTTTCTTCGCTATTCTGTTCCAGCAAATGTTGGACGTAAATCTTTTGGTCGCCATCCCGACTGAATGCTAGGTACAGCTTATCGATAATCTTTTCACAATGAAATCtctccatttcttcttggtaTAGAAAATCATAAGATCGCTTCTTACAACCAAAATAAAGAATATTCTGTCCCACGGATTGGTTTAGGTGCTCACGTTGGTACGCTCGTTCTTGTAAGAGCGCTCGCATAGGTGCCACTCCTGTACCGGGACCAATCAATAAAATTGGCTTCGAACTATCCTGAGGCAAGCGGAATGTTGATGGACGGCTATACACCCTTATTACGTCCTTACCAGGGACACGACTTGCAAGATAGTTGGAACACACGCCTTTGAACATGGTACCATCGGAACGTAACGCGTCTGTCACGGCCACTGTCAAGTGAATTGAATTTGGATACACGGAGGCCGACGAGCTGATGGTAAAGAAGCGAGTCTGTAGCAGGGGACAAACGGCCAAAAAATGTGCCAAGGGAATTTCGATCGAAGGGCAAAGCTTTAAAAGATCGACAATTCCAACGAAGCTTGCCAGAACCTTTTCCTTGTATTCTGTCCGGCCTTCCTTTGACGACATGCGTAACAGAGCCTTCTGGTCCATGGGGTCCTTTGCATATGATGCAAGAAGCTTGAGATCAGATCGTCGAGGTGCTGATGTTAAGTCGCAATAGCGGGTCAAACATTCTCGGATCGAGAGGGGCATAGGGAAAGGTGCACCGTGCCATTCATGATTGGGAGCTGCCTTGACATAGAATACTGCATTTAAATCGTAACAAAGTGCCCTGGCAACCGCTTCTACAGTTTCTGCGGCGTTCACAGGCAGCACACCAAGGTTGTCGGCAGTTGCATACGTAAGACCTCTGGCACTGGAAATGTCAATTTCAACGTGCACTGTCGAGCCCGGCTCTTCCGAGCTTCGAAGCTCCTGGACTTTCGTCACGGGACAATCTACTGCCGTAAAGTAGTGACGGCTTGATCCATGAACCTGATCAAATGGCATCGGCTTAAAATCTGAATCTCCATTGTCGATGTAGTGTACCTCGTATTGGCAGTCAGGAAGCTCCACTCGAAGGGCGGCCTCGCGCTTGCGCTTGCCCAGCGCCTCCTTGTCGAAAACGTACAATCGTTCCATTGTTGGCCAAAGCTTCT
Encoded here:
- a CDS encoding predicted protein, which produces QISVYYATQTGTSESFARQLEREGPSHGFYVHVVDLEDIGVEDVVDEIQKDQESGISRAVFLGATYGEGEAPDNATQFVAALAKKAATEMLFQNLKVEELSVPDRCLVGLDFCVFGLGNKQYDHYNATGKFLDHALERVGGNRILGLGMGDDDGDLEGDFETWKDKKLWPTMERLYVFDKEALGKRKREAALRVELPDCQYEVHYIDNGDSDFKPMPFDQVHGSSRHYFTAVDCPVTKVQELRSSEEPGSTVHVEIDISSARGLTYATADNLGVLPVNAAETVEAVARALCYDLNAVFYVKAAPNHEWHGAPFPMPLSIRECLTRYCDLTSAPRRSDLKLLASYAKDPMDQKALLRMSSKEGRTEYKEKVLASFVGIVDLLKLCPSIEIPLAHFLAVCPLLQTRFFTISSSASVYPNSIHLTVAVTDALRSDGTMFKGVCSNYLASRVPGKDVIRVYSRPSTFRLPQDSSKPILLIGPGTGVAPMRALLQERAYQREHLNQSVGQNILYFGCKKRSYDFLYQEEMERFHCEKIIDKLYLAFSRDGDQKIYVQHLLEQNSEETWRLIHFEGAYVFVCGGVKMGHDVAETLKKIAVSQGSMSLEGAKSYMTNLAKESRYVQELWA
- a CDS encoding predicted protein, with amino-acid sequence MTTEEEKKSVNTEEQEDDEEEDLPIGDGSAEGTKKNKKKRKKKKKKNGGAYGQTDPPTIPVAELFKGKEFPTGEIQNHPGEGNSFRETSEEARARDRLNDDLYAKLREGAEVHRQVRSYAQSFIKPGIKLVDMCERLENKNRELVAEKGLERGIAFPTGCSLNHVAAHYTPNSGDETVLSYDDVMKVDFGVQIDGRIIDSAWTVSFNPRYDALLDAVRQSTDTGVRLAGIDARLCDIGETIQEVMESFEVELDGKTYPVKAIRNLNGHSIGQHQIHGGKSIPIVKNGCEESLIMEEGEIFAIETFGSTGRGFVIEDMECSHYMKRFDCPHVPLRMQSSKKLLAHINKTFGTLAFCRRWLEREDGGSAFVNGPQGKQDKYMGALKNLCDVGIIQPYPPLCDVKGCYTAQYEQTFVLRPNCKEILSRGDDY